The following coding sequences are from one Capsicum annuum cultivar UCD-10X-F1 chromosome 3, UCD10Xv1.1, whole genome shotgun sequence window:
- the LOC107862839 gene encoding zinc finger protein SHOOT GRAVITROPISM 5-like, which translates to MLSNNNPSSSSDPFNSSENANNASRRKRRPAGTPDPDAEVVSLSPKTLLESDRYVCEICNQGFQRDQNLQMHRRRHKVPWKLLKRETPIVRKRVFVCPEPTCLHHDPCHALGDLVGIKKHFRRKHSNHKQWVCEKCSKGYAVQSDYKAHLKTCGTRGHSCDCGRVFSRVESFIEHQDACSMGRLRSESQSLHPPCLSRTASSTPSPSSDTNLSTTPWSSTLLKKLSSAAATHQANPNIMKSCTKQHNLELQLLTATTSSTSPAFDVSVSSKPNEDHSTYNLQLSIGSSDFNESSENANEKRSSDTLRLKDEATEQLRLAMKEKVYAEEARQQAKRQIELAEQEFANAKRIRQQAQAELDKANALKEHAIKQISSTLSQITCHSCKQKFQSSTPRVNIIDENNSLALSYISSGLTEGHHEVAKNINQTEHLKLSQR; encoded by the exons ATGTTAAGCAATAACAACCCCTCTTCTTCGTCCGACCCGTTTAATTCCTCAGAAAATGCAAATAATGCtagtagaagaaaaagaaggcCAGCAGGGACCCCAG ATCCGGATGCTGAAGTGGTATCACTCTCACCGAAGACGTTATTAGAGTCGGATCGATACGTATGCGAGATCTGTAACCAAGGATTTCAAAGGGACCAGAACTTACAGATGCATAGAAGGCGGCATAAGGTACCATGGAAGTTGCTCAAAAGAGAAACCCCAATTGTGAGAAAACGTGTTTTCGTTTGCCCTGAGCCTACTTGTCTCCACCATGATCCTTGTCACGCCTTGGGAGATCTCGTAGGCATTAAAAAGCACTTCCGTAGGAAACACAGCAATCATAAGCAATGGGTGTGTGAGAAATGCTCCAAAGGCTATGCAGTTCAGTCTGACTACAAAGCTCATCTTAAAACTTGTGGTACTCGTGGCCATTCTTGTGATTGTGGCCGCGTTTTTTCAAG GGTGGAAAGTTTCATCGAGCATCAAGATGCTTGTAGCATGGGCAGGCTCCGATCTGAATCACAATCTTTACATCCTCCTTGCCTTTCTCGCACAGCTTCGAGTACTCCTAGCCCATCAAGCGACACGAATCTCAGCACAACGCCATGGTCCAGTACGTTACTAAAAAAATTGTCGTCCGCGGCTGCTACTCATCAGGCTAATCCCAACATCATGAAAAGTTGTACAAAGCAACACAATTTGGAGCTACAACTCTTGACTGCTACTACATCATCAACTAGCCCGGCCTTTGATGTCTCCGTATCATCTAAACCGAACGAAGATCACTCGACTTACAACCTCCAACTCTCCATTGGCTCCTCAGATTTCAACGAGTCATCAGAGAACGCGAATGAGAAGCGTAGTTCAGACACTTTGAGGCTTAAAGATGAAGCAACGGAGCAGCTAAGGCTGGCCATGAAAGAAAAGGTGTATGCCGAAGAAGCAAGGCAGCAAGCGAAGAGGCAGATCGAGTTGGCTGAGCAGGAGTTCGCCAATGCCAAGAGGATTAGGCAACAGGCACAAGCGGAGTTGGACAAGGCTAATGCATTGAAAGAACATGCCATCAAGCAAATCAGCTCCACTCTTTCGCAAATCACTTGTCATTCTTGCAAACAGAAATTCCAATCGTCAACTCCAAGAGTCAATATTATAGATGAGAATAACTCATTGGCATTGAGTTATATCTCTTCGGGTTTAACAGAAGGTCATCATGAAGTTGCCAAGAATATCAACCAAACCGAACATCTCAAACTTTCTCAACGTTAG
- the LOC107866048 gene encoding uncharacterized protein LOC107866048, whose protein sequence is MLLVLKGRSLLLLFQREKKKEVVKREPLPEGMKYVIKTVLHYPPRFGISCNRNFVTDVEYFMGKNVLNMFKEICFGAFVDMPKSNFQGQITKCLLMIECKRDNPNEFHVYVKKTALKFSIFEFDLISGLNCTSNIEDFQYPVSGGSVLMTKYFSKAKNRISKKNLLNGIRWKILTMIRMHCE, encoded by the exons ATGCTGCTAGTGCTAAAGGGAAGAAGCCTGCTGTTGCTATttcaaagggaaaaaaaaaaggaagttgTGAAAAGAGAACCATTACCAGAG GGGATGAAATACGTGATCAAAACTGTTTTACATTATCCACCGAGGTTTGGCATTTCGTGCAACCGTAATTTTGTGACCGATGTTGAGTACTTTATGGGTAAAAATGTGCTCAATATGTTTAAGGAGATATGCTTTGGTGCGTTTGTTGATATGCCtaaatcaaattttcaaggtCAAATAACCAAATGTTTGTTGATGATTGAGTGTAAACGAGATAACccaaatgaatttcatgtttatgtcaAGAAAACGGCTTTGAAATTTtctatatttgaatttgatctcaTTAGTGGTCTGAATTGCACCTCAAACATTGAGGACTTTCAGTATCCGGTTTCAGGTGGCTCTGTGTTAATgacaaagtatttttcaaaggcaaaaaataGAATCTCCAAAAAAAATTTGTTGAACGGTATAAGATGGAAAATTTTGACAATGATCAGGATGCATTGCGAATGA